A portion of the Flavobacteriales bacterium genome contains these proteins:
- the aroC gene encoding chorismate synthase: MAGNSFGQVFRLTTFGESHGLAIGGVVDGCPPGLTITVGDIQAELDRRRPGQSHITTQRKEPDTVEILSGVYDGLTTGAPIGFVIRNSNQRSGDYDHLKGVYRPSHADYTYDEKYGHRDHRGGGRSSARETASRVVGGCIAGKLLEMHGVEVTAWVSSVGELEMGKMEIPITREKVDANIVRCPDSAMAEKMIALIEQVRKKGDTVGGVVSASITGCPPGLGEPAFHKLHADLGQAMLSIAVKGFEYGSGFAGTQMFGSDHNDIFEAKDGKVSTRTNHSGGIQGGISNGMNIDFRVAFKPVATLMRPQDTVNKQMEAVQVEGRGRHDPCVLPRAVPIVEAMARLVVADHLLLQQTLRI; the protein is encoded by the coding sequence ATGGCAGGTAATTCTTTCGGACAGGTTTTCAGACTGACAACTTTTGGTGAATCGCATGGCTTGGCCATTGGCGGTGTGGTGGACGGGTGCCCGCCCGGATTGACTATCACTGTGGGAGATATTCAGGCTGAACTGGATCGCAGACGTCCCGGGCAATCACACATCACAACCCAGCGCAAGGAACCGGATACCGTTGAGATACTCTCTGGTGTTTATGATGGACTGACCACAGGTGCGCCCATCGGTTTTGTGATCCGTAATTCCAATCAACGTTCGGGTGATTATGATCACCTGAAGGGGGTCTACCGGCCTTCACATGCCGATTATACCTATGATGAAAAATATGGCCACCGGGATCACCGCGGTGGCGGCCGTTCTTCTGCAAGAGAAACCGCAAGTCGTGTGGTGGGAGGTTGTATCGCCGGTAAATTGTTGGAAATGCACGGTGTGGAAGTGACTGCATGGGTGTCCTCCGTTGGTGAACTGGAAATGGGCAAGATGGAAATTCCCATTACCCGTGAAAAAGTGGACGCCAACATTGTACGCTGTCCGGATTCGGCTATGGCGGAAAAGATGATCGCGCTTATTGAACAGGTGCGGAAAAAGGGGGATACGGTAGGCGGCGTGGTATCAGCGTCCATTACCGGTTGCCCGCCTGGACTTGGTGAACCCGCATTTCATAAACTGCATGCCGATCTGGGCCAGGCCATGTTGTCCATCGCTGTAAAGGGCTTTGAATATGGCTCCGGCTTTGCGGGAACGCAGATGTTTGGCTCTGATCATAATGATATCTTCGAAGCAAAAGATGGCAAAGTATCCACACGAACCAATCATTCAGGTGGTATACAGGGCGGTATCAGCAACGGAATGAATATCGATTTCAGGGTCGCCTTTAAACCTGTTGCTACATTGATGAGGCCGCAGGATACGGTGAACAAGCAGATGGAAGCGGTGCAGGTGGAAGGTCGTGGAAGACATGATCCTTG